The Herbaspirillum sp. RTI4 genome has a segment encoding these proteins:
- a CDS encoding DUF484 family protein — protein MIAELNSQIVATFLSENPQFFAEHVELLASVKLTSPVLGRAISLQERQMEILRQKLRDQDLHLADLLRIAEENDSITDKFQNWTRALLLARNDADLPRLLLDQLAEIFNVPQVALRLWNVSAGHAEEWFSTTVSEDARIFTNGLTTAFCGPNQDFEAVTWLAEPAQVQSVAMLPLRGDTASETFGLLVLGSSDPERFSAAMATDFLVKIAATASAALACLRA, from the coding sequence ATGATTGCTGAACTGAACTCCCAAATTGTCGCCACCTTCCTGAGCGAAAATCCGCAGTTTTTTGCGGAGCACGTCGAATTGCTGGCATCGGTCAAACTGACCAGCCCGGTCCTGGGACGCGCCATTTCGCTGCAAGAACGGCAGATGGAAATTCTGCGACAAAAACTCAGAGATCAGGACCTGCACCTCGCCGACCTGCTGCGCATCGCAGAGGAAAACGACAGCATCACCGATAAATTCCAGAACTGGACCCGCGCCCTGCTGCTGGCACGCAACGACGCCGACCTGCCGCGCCTGCTGCTGGATCAACTGGCGGAAATTTTCAATGTCCCACAAGTCGCCCTGCGCCTATGGAATGTCAGTGCCGGACACGCGGAAGAGTGGTTTTCCACCACCGTATCGGAAGATGCACGCATCTTCACCAATGGCTTGACTACCGCATTTTGCGGCCCGAATCAGGATTTCGAAGCCGTCACATGGCTGGCCGAACCGGCGCAAGTGCAATCGGTCGCGATGCTGCCCCTGCGCGGCGACACCGCGTCAGAAACTTTCGGCTTGCTAGTGCTTGGCTCATCCGACCCGGAACGCTTCAGCGCCGCCATGGCCACCGACTTCCTGGTCAAGATTGCCGCCACCGCCAGCGCCGCGCTGGCTTGCCTGCGCGCATAG
- a CDS encoding TraB/GumN family protein: MSPALTAQADPATGAPDPAIHPRGVLYKVSSGSHVLYLFGTIHVGNSDFYPLEPRLMAVLDKATTLALELDPFNAGAMQSALQRYGMYPAGQSYANDLDPRTRQQLQSLLKHYGIPASSVATMRPWMLATVVTLGESAAQGYTSDFAVDSYLASWSKQRGKKIIELESADRQLALLGNLSPAQQLRFLRDTMDELNSADGRRQIREIVQAWNLSDRPMMERLLQEMTLDPGYASQFTRKVLLDQRNPGLAEGIAALLRKESNSVAAIGVLHLIGDGNVALRLQQQGYAVEQIY, translated from the coding sequence ATGTCGCCGGCCCTCACGGCGCAAGCCGATCCCGCCACTGGCGCACCAGACCCGGCTATCCATCCACGCGGCGTCCTGTACAAAGTCAGCAGCGGCAGCCACGTACTTTACCTGTTCGGCACTATCCACGTCGGCAATAGCGACTTTTATCCACTGGAACCGCGCCTCATGGCGGTGCTGGATAAGGCCACGACGCTGGCGCTGGAACTCGATCCCTTCAACGCCGGCGCGATGCAAAGCGCACTACAGCGCTACGGCATGTATCCCGCCGGTCAAAGTTACGCCAACGATCTCGACCCGCGTACCCGCCAGCAATTGCAAAGCTTGCTCAAGCACTACGGCATTCCCGCCTCCAGCGTTGCCACCATGCGACCCTGGATGCTGGCAACCGTCGTCACGCTGGGTGAATCCGCCGCACAAGGCTATACCTCCGACTTCGCCGTCGATAGCTATCTGGCAAGCTGGAGCAAACAGCGCGGGAAAAAAATCATCGAACTGGAAAGCGCCGACCGCCAACTGGCACTGCTAGGCAATCTCAGCCCGGCGCAGCAACTGCGCTTTTTGCGCGACACGATGGATGAACTCAACAGTGCCGACGGACGCAGGCAAATCCGGGAGATAGTGCAAGCCTGGAACCTGTCGGACCGGCCCATGATGGAAAGACTGTTGCAGGAAATGACGCTCGACCCCGGCTACGCCAGCCAGTTCACGCGCAAAGTTTTGCTGGATCAGCGCAACCCCGGCCTGGCCGAAGGCATCGCCGCGCTGCTACGCAAGGAAAGCAACAGCGTCGCCGCCATCGGCGTCCTGCATTTGATTGGCGACGGCAACGTGGCGCTACGGCTGCAACAGCAGGGTTATGCGGTGGAACAAATTTACTGA
- a CDS encoding HAD-IA family hydrolase — MRNTTPLWLFDLDNTLHDASHAIFPAINANMNTFIEGVLERSGALCDAEAVNTMRQRYWRQYGATLLGMMRHHQVSATDFLRDTHRFDDLPAMVRAERGLIHLLKCLPGKKILLTNAPWRYSRDVLRHLGLHRHFARHVSIEGMHVHRQLRPKPSSLMLRRLLARERALPQRCILVEDTLANLRGARQLGVRTAWVTQYLSAAQEGRRTGRPACVDVKVRSVRHLLRYARQLP; from the coding sequence TTGCGAAATACTACACCGCTCTGGTTGTTTGATCTCGACAACACGCTGCACGATGCCTCGCACGCGATCTTTCCGGCGATCAATGCCAACATGAATACTTTCATTGAGGGCGTGCTGGAGCGCTCCGGTGCGCTGTGCGATGCCGAGGCCGTCAATACGATGCGGCAGCGTTACTGGCGGCAATATGGGGCGACTTTGTTGGGGATGATGCGTCATCATCAGGTAAGCGCAACGGATTTTTTGCGCGACACGCATCGCTTTGATGATTTGCCAGCAATGGTGCGCGCCGAGCGCGGCTTGATTCATCTGCTCAAGTGTTTGCCGGGAAAGAAAATTTTACTGACCAATGCGCCGTGGCGCTATTCGCGCGATGTGTTGCGGCATCTGGGCTTGCATCGGCATTTTGCGCGGCATGTGTCGATTGAGGGCATGCATGTGCATCGTCAGTTGCGTCCCAAGCCGTCATCACTGATGCTGCGCCGTTTGCTGGCGCGGGAGCGGGCCTTGCCGCAGCGCTGCATTCTGGTCGAGGATACGCTGGCCAATTTGCGCGGGGCGCGGCAACTGGGTGTGCGGACTGCCTGGGTGACGCAATATCTGAGTGCGGCTCAGGAAGGGCGTCGCACCGGACGACCGGCTTGTGTCGATGTGAAGGTCAGGTCAGTGCGGCATTTGTTGCGGTATGCGCGCCAGCTACCCTGA
- a CDS encoding porin: MKKSMLALAVLGAFAGAAQAQSSVTIYGIVDTGVTYTNRAVDSTGTNTGSKFGVNSGILSGSRIGFKGNEDLGGGLKAVFQLESGFSNDNGQLQGNDAATASNLFRRKSVVGLAGDFGTVLVGRQADYAFEQGAITSVGDFGGITSNVGTGLSRLQGTRTNNSVRYDTNVYSGFMGSAIYGFGEQAGSNAAGQAFGAALAYANGPLNLSASYYQSKNAAGSTSNSSASDTSLIQQVSGTGALTSNSAYINSNVGTALRTFTLAAKYNLGNANVYGNWSRVKQPGAVAQGTAANFSATTAFSSSTTGATGFVIGGGNNSQADLYEIGGNYALSPSLKLMAAIEYSKLTFVGANTQGKLTQYNIGADYMLSKRTDVYTALSFLNASNTYNPGIGAGSIGASAAGRDNGQAALSVGVRHTF, from the coding sequence ATGAAAAAATCTATGCTTGCACTGGCCGTACTCGGCGCGTTTGCAGGTGCTGCCCAAGCACAAAGCTCCGTTACTATCTACGGTATCGTCGATACCGGTGTTACATACACAAACCGTGCTGTTGACTCCACTGGCACCAACACTGGTAGCAAGTTCGGCGTGAACTCCGGCATCCTGTCCGGTTCGCGTATCGGTTTCAAGGGTAACGAAGATCTGGGCGGCGGTTTGAAGGCCGTGTTCCAATTGGAATCTGGTTTCAGCAACGACAACGGTCAATTGCAAGGTAACGATGCAGCAACTGCATCGAACCTGTTCCGCCGTAAATCAGTCGTCGGTCTGGCCGGCGACTTCGGTACTGTCTTGGTTGGTCGTCAAGCAGACTACGCATTTGAACAAGGCGCTATCACATCGGTCGGCGATTTCGGTGGTATCACCAGCAACGTCGGTACTGGTCTGTCCCGTCTGCAAGGTACACGTACCAACAATTCGGTTCGTTACGACACCAACGTGTACTCCGGTTTCATGGGTAGCGCAATCTACGGTTTCGGCGAACAAGCTGGTTCGAACGCAGCTGGTCAAGCTTTCGGTGCAGCACTGGCCTACGCTAACGGTCCTCTGAACCTGTCGGCTTCTTACTACCAATCGAAGAATGCTGCTGGTTCGACATCGAACTCTTCCGCATCTGACACAAGCCTGATTCAACAAGTGTCCGGCACTGGCGCATTGACATCGAACTCGGCTTACATCAACAGCAACGTCGGTACAGCTCTGCGTACCTTCACTCTGGCTGCTAAGTACAACCTCGGCAATGCTAACGTCTACGGTAACTGGTCCCGCGTCAAGCAACCAGGTGCAGTTGCTCAAGGTACTGCAGCGAACTTCTCCGCAACGACAGCATTCTCGTCGTCAACGACTGGCGCTACTGGTTTCGTTATCGGCGGCGGCAACAACAGCCAAGCTGACCTGTATGAAATCGGCGGTAACTACGCTCTGAGCCCATCCCTGAAACTGATGGCTGCTATCGAATACAGCAAGCTGACATTCGTTGGTGCTAACACTCAAGGTAAGCTGACTCAGTACAACATCGGCGCAGACTACATGCTGTCGAAGCGTACAGACGTCTACACAGCATTGTCGTTCCTGAATGCTAGCAACACATACAACCCAGGCATTGGCGCTGGCTCGATCGGCGCTTCGGCAGCCGGTCGTGACAATGGTCAAGCTGCTCTGTCGGTTGGCGTTCGTCACACATTCTAA
- a CDS encoding transcriptional repressor, producing MNKISRPAPSPEDAQTLAQAQLREAGVRATPARINVMASLLGARSAVSHQDLQDCFVGMDRVTLYRALDCLTEAGLAHKIASDDRIFRYSAGAEHGETPHPQHAGEALHQHQHGHFKCTRCSRVFCLDETGEAGFLESVLPASGPHQSAAQHLQTALENTLGQGFRSMEVELTIKGWCADCAR from the coding sequence ATGAATAAAATTTCCCGTCCCGCCCCCTCACCCGAAGATGCGCAAACACTGGCGCAGGCGCAACTACGCGAAGCCGGCGTACGCGCCACGCCCGCCCGCATCAACGTCATGGCGAGTCTGCTTGGCGCACGCAGCGCGGTATCGCATCAGGATTTACAGGATTGTTTTGTCGGCATGGACCGGGTCACGCTCTATCGCGCGCTCGATTGCCTGACCGAAGCCGGTCTGGCGCATAAAATCGCCAGCGACGACCGGATCTTCCGCTACAGCGCCGGCGCCGAACACGGCGAAACGCCCCATCCGCAACATGCCGGCGAAGCGCTGCATCAGCATCAGCACGGCCACTTCAAATGCACCCGTTGCAGCCGCGTATTTTGTCTCGATGAAACCGGCGAAGCCGGATTTCTGGAAAGCGTCTTGCCCGCCTCCGGCCCGCATCAATCAGCCGCGCAGCACTTGCAGACCGCGCTGGAAAACACCCTGGGGCAGGGCTTTCGCAGCATGGAAGTCGAACTGACCATCAAAGGCTGGTGCGCCGACTGCGCCCGCTAA
- the xerC gene encoding tyrosine recombinase XerC, which produces MPNLASDAEQIRHYLGYLRDQRQLALHTVNNYARDLAELMALIAADNTPRLAELTQHDIRKCAARLHAKGQNARSIARKLSAWRGFFNWLSEQTKLKSNPVDAVKAPKKSKPLPKALAQDEAIRLVSQASPAKDAASTLQMSNRAMFELLYSSGLRVSELCGLDIHYVKQADHISAGWMDMEGSDVTVTGKGGKMRSVPVGKPALEAIRAWLAIRDTLSRESPASDHFALFLNERGSRISPRVAHLRLKAHALALGVTSNVHPHVLRHSFASHVLQGSGDLRAVQEMLGHASIAATQIYTSLDFQRLAQVYDAAHPRAKKIDTK; this is translated from the coding sequence ATGCCGAATCTCGCCAGCGACGCAGAGCAAATCCGACACTACCTCGGCTACCTGCGAGATCAGCGGCAACTGGCCTTGCACACCGTCAACAATTACGCCCGCGACCTGGCAGAATTAATGGCGCTGATCGCCGCCGACAACACGCCCCGCCTGGCCGAACTCACGCAGCACGATATCCGCAAATGCGCCGCCCGGCTGCACGCCAAAGGCCAGAATGCGCGCTCCATTGCACGCAAACTCTCGGCCTGGCGCGGCTTCTTCAACTGGCTGTCGGAGCAGACGAAACTCAAATCCAACCCGGTCGATGCAGTCAAAGCCCCTAAAAAAAGCAAACCGCTGCCCAAAGCCCTTGCGCAAGACGAAGCGATCCGACTGGTCTCGCAAGCCAGTCCGGCCAAAGATGCCGCCTCCACACTGCAAATGAGCAACCGCGCCATGTTCGAATTGCTGTACTCCAGCGGCCTGCGGGTCTCCGAGCTGTGCGGACTCGACATCCATTACGTCAAGCAAGCCGACCACATCTCCGCCGGCTGGATGGACATGGAAGGCAGCGACGTCACCGTCACCGGCAAAGGCGGCAAGATGCGCAGCGTGCCGGTCGGCAAACCCGCACTGGAAGCCATCCGCGCCTGGCTGGCGATACGCGACACCCTGAGCCGCGAAAGCCCCGCCAGCGACCACTTCGCCCTGTTCCTGAACGAACGCGGCAGCCGCATCAGCCCGCGTGTGGCGCATTTGCGACTCAAGGCGCATGCGCTGGCATTAGGCGTCACCAGCAATGTGCATCCCCATGTACTGCGCCACTCGTTTGCCTCGCACGTCCTGCAAGGCTCGGGGGATTTGCGCGCCGTACAGGAAATGCTGGGCCACGCCTCCATCGCCGCCACCCAGATTTACACCTCGCTCGACTTCCAGCGACTGGCGCAGGTCTACGATGCTGCCCATCCCCGCGCCAAGAAAATCGATACCAAATAA